The following are from one region of the Littorina saxatilis isolate snail1 linkage group LG4, US_GU_Lsax_2.0, whole genome shotgun sequence genome:
- the LOC138965625 gene encoding uncharacterized protein translates to MVHAFNSVNTLTNVHQQLFARCPTENTTIGQSPDTLLALSELQCVRECSESDGCEGVVVCPFGEAGHVRCRFDWGGVTYPLSRRVRDTSWSSVTWTQAKDGLGDDLAVAPDSRNYFVGLDKLYQLLSQGSYVGLIASSYSTSFIGISAFFFNFTVGPESSGYRLTYDSFSTNAIKPALNGLNASSPLLFSASGNDGNGCAEVRGAPGWYGSDCSGHSMFADPPTWPVPDQGTPVLNAIELALTRS, encoded by the exons ATGGTACACGCATTCAACTCCGTCAACACCCTCACCAATGTACACCAACAGCTCTTTGCCAGGTGTCCGACAGAAAACACGACTATCGGACAGAGTCCGGACACACTGCTTGCACTGTCCGAGTtgcagtgtgtgagagagtgctCTGAGAGTGATGGCTGTGAAGGCGTGGTGGTGTGTCCCTTCGGCGAGGCGGGTCAT GTGAGATGCCGGTTTGACTGGGGAGGGGTCACCTACCCGCTGTCGCGACGGGTCAGAGATACAAGCTGGTCATCGGTCACCTGGACACAGGCCAAGGATGGCCTCGGAGATGACCTCGCCGTGGCGCCGGACTCTCGCAACTACTTCGTCGGCTTGGACAAGCTGTACCAGCTTCTCAGCCAGGGCAGCTACGTTGGTCTGATCGCATCGTCCTACTCAACCTCATTCATAGGGATCAGCGCTTTCTTCTTCAATTTCACCGTCGGTCCAGAATCCTCAGGCTATCGGCTAACCTACGACAGCTTCTCCACGAACGCAATCAAACCAGCTCTGAACGGACTCAACGCTAGCAGCCCTCTGCTGTTTTCCGCCTCGGGTAACGATGGCAACGGCTGTGCTGAGGTCAGGGGAGCCCCGGGGTGGTACGGGTCAGACTGCAGTGGACACAGCATGTTCGCTGACCCCCCCACCTGGCCGGTACCTGACCAAGGCACACCGGTGCTGAATGCTATCGAATTAGCACTTACGAGGTCGTAA